Proteins encoded together in one Halorubellus sp. JP-L1 window:
- the tuf gene encoding translation elongation factor EF-1 subunit alpha — protein MSDQHQNLAIIGHVDHGKSTLVGRLLFETGSVPEHVIEQYREEAEEKGKGGFEFAYVMDNLAEERERGVTIDIAHQEFSTDEYDFTIVDCPGHRDFVKNMITGASQADNAVLVVAADDGVAPQTQEHVFLARTLGIGELIVGVNKMDLVDYGETKYNEVKSEVTDLLKQVQFNPDDAEFIPISAFEGDNIAERSDNTEWYDGEILLEALNNLPEPEPPTDAPLRLPIQDVYTISGIGTVPVGRIETGVMNIGDNVSFQPSDVGGEVKTIEMHHEEVPKAEPGDNVGFNVRGIGKDDIRRGDVCGPADDPPSVAETFQAQIVVMQHPSVITAGYTPVFHAHTAQVACTIESLDKKMDPKSGEVAEENPDFIQTGDAAVVTVRPQKPLSIEPSSEIPELGSFAVRDMGQTIAAGKVLSVENRE, from the coding sequence ATGAGCGACCAACACCAGAACTTGGCCATCATCGGCCACGTCGACCACGGAAAGAGCACACTGGTCGGGCGACTCCTCTTCGAGACGGGGAGCGTGCCCGAGCACGTCATCGAGCAGTACCGCGAGGAAGCCGAGGAGAAGGGCAAAGGCGGCTTCGAGTTCGCCTACGTCATGGACAACCTCGCCGAGGAGCGCGAGCGCGGCGTCACCATCGACATCGCCCACCAGGAGTTCAGTACCGACGAGTACGACTTCACAATCGTCGACTGTCCTGGCCACCGCGACTTCGTCAAGAACATGATCACGGGCGCCTCCCAGGCGGACAACGCCGTCCTCGTCGTCGCCGCAGACGACGGCGTCGCGCCCCAGACCCAGGAGCACGTCTTCCTGGCTCGCACCCTCGGCATCGGCGAACTCATCGTCGGTGTCAACAAGATGGACCTCGTCGACTACGGCGAGACCAAGTACAACGAGGTCAAGAGCGAAGTCACCGACCTCCTCAAGCAGGTCCAGTTCAACCCCGACGACGCGGAGTTCATCCCGATCTCCGCGTTCGAGGGCGACAACATCGCCGAGCGCTCCGACAACACGGAGTGGTACGACGGCGAGATCCTCCTGGAGGCACTCAACAACCTGCCGGAGCCGGAGCCGCCGACGGACGCCCCGCTCCGCCTCCCCATCCAGGACGTCTACACCATCTCCGGTATCGGTACCGTCCCCGTCGGGCGCATCGAGACCGGTGTCATGAACATCGGCGACAACGTGAGCTTCCAGCCCAGCGACGTCGGTGGCGAGGTCAAGACCATCGAGATGCACCACGAGGAAGTCCCCAAAGCCGAGCCCGGTGACAACGTCGGGTTCAACGTTCGCGGCATCGGCAAGGACGACATCCGCCGCGGTGACGTCTGTGGTCCCGCCGACGACCCGCCGAGCGTCGCCGAGACGTTCCAGGCCCAGATCGTCGTGATGCAGCACCCCAGCGTCATCACGGCCGGGTACACGCCGGTCTTCCACGCCCACACGGCGCAGGTCGCGTGTACCATCGAGAGCCTCGACAAGAAGATGGACCCCAAGTCCGGCGAAGTCGCCGAAGAGAACCCGGACTTCATCCAGACCGGCGACGCAGCGGTCGTCACCGTACGCCCGCAGAAGCCCCTCAGCATCGAGCCGTCCTCGGAGATTCCCGAGCTCGGCTCGTTCGCGGTCCGCGACATGGGTCAGACCATCGCGGCCGGGAAGGTCCTGTCCGTCGAGAACCGCGAGTAA
- a CDS encoding amino acid-binding protein — translation MTGVAADVNGSVRAYTVRLELVDEPGELLRALEPISEHGGNLLSIYHERGNLTPRGNIPVEVDLECRPDRFSVIVDALRDAGVTVIQAGEDAYTEQVTVLLVGHLVDTDLSDTLSRLEACSSASVADLSLDAPEGTDDVSSARVHLAVEPDGVTAALETVRGVAAEKELQVVEPLVEGSA, via the coding sequence GTGACCGGGGTGGCTGCTGACGTGAACGGGTCGGTTCGCGCGTACACGGTTCGCCTGGAGCTCGTCGACGAGCCCGGCGAGTTGCTGCGAGCGCTCGAGCCGATCTCGGAGCACGGCGGGAATCTGCTGTCGATCTACCACGAGCGTGGGAACCTCACACCGCGCGGGAACATTCCCGTCGAGGTCGACCTCGAGTGTCGCCCGGATCGCTTTTCGGTGATCGTCGACGCGCTCCGGGACGCGGGCGTCACGGTCATCCAGGCCGGCGAGGACGCGTACACCGAGCAGGTGACGGTCCTGCTCGTCGGGCACCTGGTCGACACCGACCTCTCGGATACGCTCTCGCGGCTCGAGGCGTGTTCGTCGGCGTCGGTCGCGGACCTGTCGCTCGACGCGCCGGAGGGCACCGACGACGTGTCGAGTGCGCGCGTCCACCTCGCGGTCGAACCCGACGGGGTGACGGCGGCGCTGGAGACCGTCCGGGGGGTCGCCGCGGAGAAGGAGTTGCAGGTCGTCGAGCCGCTCGTGGAGGGATCGGCGTGA
- a CDS encoding dihydrodipicolinate synthase family protein: MYVSGTGLPIATPFDDDGDVDETALRALVETVEAAGVDFVVPCGSNGEAVHMDVDERTRVTEVVAEATDGPVVAGTGHPSERVTTTQTTTAADAGADAALVVTPFYHRHDDAAVAEHYERVADASPIPIYLYSVPKFTDHALDPRTVQSLATHENVHGIKDSSGDLETLQRYVALTADADFDVLVGSGSVYAAALDAGATGGVLALANVVPGLAAEIYDRHVDGDDEGARELNRDLVELNRAVTAEYGVPGLKAAMRSRDYPAGQARRPFQPVSADVHAELATLVEDALEGDAA; encoded by the coding sequence ATGTACGTCTCGGGGACCGGACTGCCGATCGCGACGCCGTTCGACGACGACGGGGACGTCGACGAGACCGCGCTCCGCGCGCTCGTCGAGACGGTCGAGGCCGCCGGCGTCGACTTCGTGGTACCCTGTGGGTCGAACGGCGAAGCCGTCCACATGGACGTCGACGAGCGCACGCGCGTGACCGAGGTCGTCGCCGAAGCTACGGACGGCCCGGTCGTCGCCGGCACCGGCCATCCGAGCGAGCGCGTGACGACGACGCAGACGACCACGGCGGCGGACGCGGGCGCGGACGCCGCACTCGTCGTGACGCCGTTCTACCACCGCCACGACGACGCCGCGGTCGCCGAGCACTACGAGCGCGTCGCCGACGCCAGCCCGATCCCGATCTACCTCTACAGCGTCCCGAAGTTCACCGACCACGCGCTCGACCCGCGGACGGTACAGTCGCTCGCCACTCACGAGAACGTCCACGGGATCAAGGACTCCAGTGGCGACCTGGAGACCCTCCAGCGGTACGTCGCCCTGACCGCCGACGCCGACTTCGACGTCCTCGTCGGCTCCGGGAGCGTGTACGCCGCCGCTCTCGACGCCGGCGCGACCGGCGGCGTGCTCGCACTCGCGAACGTCGTCCCCGGGCTCGCCGCCGAGATCTACGACCGCCACGTCGACGGCGACGACGAGGGCGCACGCGAACTGAACCGAGACCTCGTCGAGTTGAACCGCGCCGTCACCGCCGAGTACGGCGTCCCCGGCCTGAAGGCCGCGATGCGCTCGCGGGACTACCCCGCCGGCCAGGCACGCCGACCGTTCCAGCCCGTCTCAGCCGACGTCCACGCAGAACTGGCCACGCTCGTCGAGGACGCACTCGAGGGCGACGCCGCGTAG
- the rdgB gene encoding RdgB/HAM1 family non-canonical purine NTP pyrophosphatase produces MPIRFVTSNEGKAEEAREYLDDVERVDFDYTEIQGDLESVAAAGAREAFVELGGTDPVLVDDAGLFVRALVGFPGPYSSYVEDTLGVERVWRLCEREDDRRAHFRTVLAYAHRPEDALDVKVETFTGSVPGTIVEPRGDGGFGYDPIFEHDGTTMAEMSTAEKNAVSHRGRALAKFADYLAGEPAQTKGAE; encoded by the coding sequence ATGCCCATCCGATTCGTCACGAGCAACGAGGGGAAAGCGGAGGAGGCCCGCGAGTACCTCGACGACGTCGAACGCGTCGACTTCGACTACACCGAGATCCAGGGCGACCTCGAGTCCGTCGCCGCCGCTGGCGCACGCGAAGCGTTCGTGGAACTCGGCGGCACCGACCCCGTGCTGGTCGACGACGCCGGCCTCTTCGTCCGTGCCCTCGTGGGGTTCCCCGGCCCGTACTCGTCGTACGTCGAGGACACCCTCGGCGTCGAACGCGTCTGGCGGCTCTGCGAGCGCGAGGACGACCGCCGCGCGCACTTCCGGACCGTCCTCGCGTACGCGCACCGCCCCGAGGACGCCCTCGACGTCAAGGTGGAGACGTTCACCGGGAGCGTCCCCGGCACCATCGTCGAACCGCGCGGCGACGGCGGGTTCGGCTACGACCCGATCTTCGAGCACGACGGCACCACGATGGCCGAGATGAGTACCGCCGAGAAGAACGCCGTCAGTCACCGCGGTCGTGCCCTGGCGAAGTTCGCGGACTACCTCGCCGGCGAACCCGCCCAGACCAAGGGCGCGGAGTGA
- a CDS encoding homoserine dehydrogenase gives MRLAVVGAGAVGRSVVDLAGSHGHDVVAIADSQTAVVDEAGLDAASVLERKSERGSVGDADPRAVLDADYDVLVEATPTTLDDAEPGFSHVAHALDRDRDVVLANKGPVAERYADLRARERESDGRVRFEATVAGAIPVLGTIADYGPAHVSAARGILNGTANFVLSRMAAEGLSYEHVLAEAQDLGVAEADPTFDVDGTDAALKCVILANVLSEGATADGVVEDAFTLDDADVEGIRSIPPSALDLAGEDGRTVRLVGEATAEGARVGPRLVPDDGPLAVQGTRNVVQLETDAAGSLELGGRGAGGDETASAVLADVNRLAD, from the coding sequence GTGAGGCTCGCGGTCGTCGGTGCGGGTGCGGTCGGGCGATCGGTCGTCGACCTCGCGGGCTCGCACGGGCACGACGTCGTCGCGATTGCGGACTCGCAGACGGCCGTCGTCGACGAGGCAGGGCTGGACGCGGCGTCGGTCCTGGAACGGAAGTCCGAACGCGGTAGCGTCGGCGACGCGGACCCGCGTGCGGTACTGGACGCGGACTACGACGTGCTCGTGGAGGCGACGCCGACGACGCTCGACGACGCCGAACCCGGGTTCTCGCACGTCGCGCACGCGCTCGACCGCGACCGGGACGTCGTCCTCGCGAACAAGGGCCCGGTCGCCGAACGCTACGCCGACCTCCGGGCGCGCGAACGCGAGAGCGACGGTCGGGTGCGGTTCGAGGCGACGGTCGCGGGCGCCATCCCCGTCCTCGGCACCATCGCGGACTACGGCCCGGCGCACGTCTCGGCGGCGCGAGGCATCCTGAACGGGACCGCGAACTTCGTGCTGTCGCGGATGGCCGCCGAGGGATTGTCCTACGAGCACGTGCTCGCGGAAGCACAGGATCTCGGCGTCGCCGAAGCGGACCCGACGTTCGACGTCGACGGCACCGACGCCGCGCTCAAGTGCGTCATCCTCGCGAACGTCCTCTCGGAGGGCGCGACCGCCGACGGCGTCGTCGAGGACGCGTTCACGCTCGACGACGCCGACGTCGAGGGCATCCGGTCGATCCCGCCGAGCGCGCTCGACCTCGCTGGCGAGGACGGCCGGACGGTCAGGCTCGTCGGCGAAGCGACCGCCGAGGGCGCCCGCGTCGGCCCGCGGCTCGTCCCGGACGACGGCCCGCTCGCCGTCCAGGGCACGCGGAACGTCGTCCAACTGGAGACCGACGCCGCCGGGTCGCTCGAGCTCGGCGGGCGCGGCGCCGGCGGCGACGAGACCGCGAGCGCCGTGCTCGCCGACGTCAACCGGCTCGCGGACTGA
- a CDS encoding TrkA family potassium uptake protein gives MKFVIVGYGRVGKRTSRILREEDHDVVVVDNDHDRAKRARDDGYDVVEGDGQDEGVLEDAGIDSADAIGALTPDLNVNFAACMVGKHHGARTVLRIDEDYREDIYEKYASDVDEVVYPERLGAAGAKTAMLGGDFNVLADITEALRFSVFTVDANSSLVGERLVNVDLPEDARVYAHGAADDPLTIPLPTVELAAGDRVAVVVDQDAVDAVRETFRAEA, from the coding sequence ATGAAGTTCGTTATCGTGGGGTACGGTCGCGTCGGCAAGCGCACCTCCCGCATCCTCCGCGAGGAAGACCACGACGTCGTCGTCGTGGACAACGACCACGACCGCGCGAAGCGAGCGCGCGACGACGGGTACGACGTCGTCGAGGGCGACGGCCAGGACGAGGGCGTGCTCGAGGATGCCGGGATCGACTCCGCCGACGCCATCGGCGCACTCACTCCGGACCTGAACGTGAACTTCGCCGCGTGCATGGTCGGGAAGCACCACGGTGCCAGGACCGTCCTCCGCATCGACGAGGACTACCGCGAGGACATCTACGAGAAGTACGCCAGCGACGTCGACGAGGTCGTCTACCCCGAGCGCCTCGGCGCCGCCGGTGCGAAGACCGCGATGCTCGGCGGCGACTTCAACGTCCTCGCGGACATCACGGAGGCACTCCGGTTCTCCGTGTTCACCGTCGACGCGAACTCGTCGCTCGTCGGCGAACGACTCGTCAACGTCGACCTCCCGGAGGACGCACGCGTGTACGCCCACGGCGCGGCCGACGACCCGCTCACGATCCCGCTCCCGACGGTCGAACTCGCCGCCGGCGACCGCGTCGCCGTCGTCGTCGACCAGGACGCCGTCGACGCGGTCCGCGAGACGTTCCGGGCCGAAGCCTGA
- a CDS encoding glutathione S-transferase N-terminal domain-containing protein — MFELYQSEGCPHSKKVREKLSELGLSYVAHNPRLPGDEGGDVTNELTHDELTALGDDQIPYLVDTDRRVTMHESDDIVDYLEEHYA, encoded by the coding sequence ATGTTCGAGCTCTACCAGTCCGAGGGCTGCCCGCACAGCAAGAAAGTCCGCGAGAAACTCTCCGAACTCGGCCTCTCGTACGTCGCACACAACCCGCGACTCCCCGGCGACGAAGGCGGCGACGTCACCAACGAACTCACGCACGACGAACTCACCGCACTCGGCGACGACCAGATCCCGTACCTCGTCGACACCGACCGCCGCGTCACCATGCACGAGAGCGACGACATCGTCGACTACCTCGAAGAGCACTACGCCTGA
- a CDS encoding SDR family NAD(P)-dependent oxidoreductase, producing the protein MKQTALVTGASAGIGRALARQFARHGHDVVLVARREEALEDAASEFEDRYGVTATAIVHDLDADGAAQALYDDVQDRDLDVGILVNNVGVATYGEFHETDLDAERTQLRLNVETLVVLTRSFLADFRDRGRGKVLNVGSTAGFVPGPKMAGYYASKAYVNSFSEALAVENRTTDVDVSVLCPGPVETEFQERAGMTDSLVGSVFTNDAESVAAAGYRGLLAGDTVILPSLLSKATYYGERITPRPILRRIVERVNGDR; encoded by the coding sequence GTGAAGCAGACCGCCCTCGTCACCGGTGCCTCCGCCGGCATCGGTCGCGCACTCGCCCGCCAGTTCGCTCGCCACGGTCACGACGTCGTCCTCGTCGCTCGACGTGAGGAAGCGCTCGAGGACGCCGCCAGCGAGTTCGAGGACCGCTACGGCGTCACCGCCACCGCGATCGTCCACGACCTCGACGCCGACGGCGCCGCACAGGCGCTCTACGACGACGTCCAGGACCGCGACCTCGACGTCGGCATCCTCGTGAACAACGTCGGCGTCGCCACGTACGGCGAGTTCCACGAGACCGACCTCGACGCCGAACGCACCCAGCTCCGCCTGAACGTCGAGACGCTCGTCGTCCTCACCCGATCGTTCCTCGCCGACTTCCGCGACCGCGGTCGCGGGAAGGTCCTGAACGTCGGGAGTACCGCCGGGTTCGTTCCCGGCCCGAAGATGGCGGGCTACTACGCGTCGAAGGCGTACGTGAACTCGTTCAGCGAAGCGCTCGCCGTCGAGAACCGGACCACGGACGTCGACGTCAGCGTCCTCTGTCCCGGCCCGGTCGAGACGGAGTTCCAGGAGCGTGCGGGGATGACGGACTCCCTCGTCGGGTCGGTGTTCACGAACGACGCCGAGTCAGTCGCGGCCGCCGGCTACCGCGGCCTCCTCGCCGGGGACACCGTGATCCTCCCGAGCCTCCTCAGCAAGGCGACGTACTACGGCGAACGAATCACGCCCCGGCCGATCCTCCGGCGGATCGTCGAGCGCGTGAACGGCGACCGCTAG
- a CDS encoding mechanosensitive ion channel family protein, translated as MQSETQPEPAPMDAEAVVREFLAGIVEAIPHVLLGVLFLAVAYVVIRVVLAVVRRVFEGVYPADQQLIVDLWVAIVGVFLWFGAALALFNIVGLGEVAASLGTASGFVGLGVAFALKEMIADTVAGVYLLRDPDFNEGDVVESASVTGEIVDIDLRKTRLREEDGDLVVLANRDVEKKWRQEVVGPESAKSEHVTGN; from the coding sequence ATGCAATCGGAGACACAGCCGGAGCCGGCGCCGATGGACGCGGAGGCGGTCGTTCGCGAGTTCCTGGCGGGGATCGTGGAGGCGATCCCGCACGTGCTGCTCGGCGTCCTGTTCCTGGCGGTCGCGTACGTGGTGATCAGGGTGGTGCTGGCGGTGGTGCGTCGCGTGTTCGAGGGCGTCTACCCGGCGGACCAGCAACTGATAGTGGACCTGTGGGTTGCGATCGTCGGCGTGTTCCTCTGGTTCGGGGCGGCGCTCGCGCTGTTCAACATCGTCGGCCTGGGGGAGGTCGCGGCGAGTCTCGGGACGGCGAGCGGGTTCGTCGGCCTGGGGGTGGCGTTCGCGCTGAAGGAGATGATCGCGGACACGGTCGCGGGCGTGTATCTCCTCCGGGACCCGGACTTCAACGAGGGGGACGTCGTGGAGTCCGCGAGCGTCACCGGCGAGATCGTGGACATCGACCTGCGGAAGACGCGGCTGCGCGAGGAGGACGGCGATCTGGTGGTGCTCGCGAACCGCGACGTGGAGAAGAAGTGGCGGCAGGAGGTGGTCGGGCCGGAGAGCGCGAAGAGCGAGCACGTTACTGGCAACTGA
- a CDS encoding rhomboid family intramembrane serine protease has product MGFRGSPTLDTLVAFAVVFAVQQLTVVFELALGLGQLWQTLFVLGSPVTVRPWTLFTSVYAHAGVGHLLSNAVALVLVGFVLERYTTRARFHAFFVATGALAGLSQVWLGGFLNGLTGGPAVGSAVLGASGAVLALYGYVLGGNRLTTAVADRLDAGASVEWALALLVAAVLTWMTASPGVAIIAHFTGVLLGLAAGRLDLLATPPSTKADGRNATYK; this is encoded by the coding sequence ATGGGTTTCCGTGGCAGTCCGACGCTGGATACGCTCGTGGCGTTCGCCGTCGTGTTCGCGGTCCAGCAACTGACGGTGGTGTTCGAGCTCGCGCTCGGGCTCGGCCAGCTCTGGCAGACGCTGTTCGTGCTCGGGTCGCCGGTGACGGTGCGGCCGTGGACGCTCTTCACGAGCGTGTACGCGCACGCTGGCGTCGGGCACTTGCTCTCGAACGCGGTCGCGCTCGTCCTCGTCGGATTCGTCCTCGAACGGTATACGACGCGAGCGCGCTTTCACGCGTTCTTCGTCGCCACGGGCGCGCTCGCTGGCCTGAGCCAGGTCTGGCTCGGCGGGTTCCTCAACGGCCTCACCGGCGGCCCCGCGGTCGGGAGTGCCGTCCTCGGCGCCAGCGGCGCCGTCCTCGCGCTCTACGGGTACGTCCTCGGCGGCAACCGCCTCACCACCGCCGTCGCCGACCGCCTCGACGCCGGCGCCAGCGTCGAATGGGCGCTCGCACTCCTCGTCGCCGCCGTCCTCACGTGGATGACCGCCAGCCCCGGCGTCGCCATCATCGCGCACTTCACCGGCGTCCTCCTCGGGCTCGCCGCCGGCCGCCTCGACCTCCTCGCCACCCCACCCAGCACGAAGGCCGACGGCCGAAACGCAACTTACAAATAA
- a CDS encoding PHP domain-containing protein, producing the protein MVGDQTLVSLDLHVHSSLSYDGHEPVSLLLEHARDIGLDGLVVTDHDRIAASLEAADLASEYGLVGIPGVEVSTAEGHLLAIGVDERPARGMSYAETVTRVHELGGAAVVPHPFQRTRHGVRRRVLDETVVDAVEVYNSMLFTGFRNRRARRYATSYGYGSVAGSDAHYLGNVGRAYTEVAVDAPSVADVSVEQVVEALSNGDTSVVGRRTPIGKSAVQYGKGSLRKALYEFTSRAPLVPAVPRSIAEYRTDG; encoded by the coding sequence ATGGTCGGTGACCAGACCCTGGTGTCGCTGGACCTGCACGTGCACTCGTCGCTGTCGTACGACGGCCACGAGCCGGTGTCGTTGCTCTTAGAGCACGCACGGGACATCGGACTGGACGGGCTGGTGGTGACGGACCACGACCGCATCGCGGCGAGCCTGGAGGCGGCCGACCTCGCGTCGGAGTACGGGCTGGTCGGGATTCCCGGCGTGGAGGTGTCGACGGCGGAGGGCCACTTGCTCGCGATCGGCGTGGACGAGCGGCCGGCGCGCGGGATGTCCTACGCGGAGACGGTGACGCGCGTGCACGAACTCGGCGGGGCGGCGGTGGTACCGCATCCGTTCCAGCGGACGCGTCACGGCGTCCGACGGCGCGTGCTCGACGAGACGGTCGTGGACGCGGTGGAGGTGTACAACTCGATGCTGTTCACTGGATTCCGGAATCGTCGCGCGCGCCGGTACGCGACGTCGTACGGGTACGGGAGCGTCGCGGGCAGCGACGCGCACTACCTGGGGAACGTCGGGCGAGCGTACACGGAGGTCGCTGTTGACGCGCCGAGCGTCGCGGACGTATCCGTCGAGCAGGTCGTGGAGGCGTTGAGCAACGGCGACACGAGCGTCGTCGGTCGGCGAACGCCGATCGGGAAGTCCGCGGTCCAGTACGGGAAGGGGTCGCTCCGGAAGGCACTCTACGAGTTCACGTCGCGCGCGCCGCTCGTGCCGGCAGTTCCGCGGTCGATCGCGGAGTACCGGACCGACGGGTGA
- a CDS encoding proteasome-activating nucleotidase produces MSRSPSLPDRPRLDLDQDMSDEERLEALREHFMEIVDVHEELSGQLETADQRRDELKEEVDQTERENEALKTSSLYIATVEEVAQDEQEAVVKQHGNNQEVLTDVSRRMADELQAGDRVAVNDSFSVQTVLSGETDARAQAMEVDASPDVVYEDIGGIEEQIREVREAVEEPLVNPAQFDTVGIDPPSGVLLYGPPGTGKTMLAKAVANETDATFIKMAGSELVRKFIGEGSRLVRDLFELAEERAPAIIFIDEIDAIAAKRTESKTSGDAEVQRTMMQLLSEMDGFESRGNVRIIAATNRFDMLDRAILRPGRFDRLIEVPEPDAEGRERIFEIHTKRMNVADDVDFAELAARTDGYSGAEIESMTTEAGMFAIRDERTEVRMADFEEAIEKLEDEDSGTPVPSAGYTAYHY; encoded by the coding sequence ATGTCCCGGAGTCCCTCATTGCCCGACCGTCCCCGGCTCGACCTAGACCAGGACATGTCGGACGAGGAGCGTCTCGAGGCGCTTCGAGAGCACTTCATGGAGATCGTCGACGTCCACGAGGAGCTCTCGGGTCAGCTCGAGACGGCAGACCAGCGCCGCGACGAACTCAAAGAAGAGGTCGATCAGACCGAGCGCGAGAACGAGGCACTGAAGACCTCTTCGCTGTACATCGCGACGGTCGAAGAGGTTGCCCAAGACGAACAGGAGGCCGTCGTGAAGCAGCACGGCAACAACCAGGAGGTCCTCACGGACGTCTCCCGTCGGATGGCGGACGAACTACAGGCGGGCGACCGCGTCGCGGTGAACGATTCCTTCAGCGTCCAGACGGTTCTGAGCGGCGAGACGGACGCTCGCGCGCAGGCGATGGAGGTTGATGCGAGCCCGGACGTCGTCTACGAGGACATCGGCGGCATCGAGGAGCAGATCCGGGAGGTCCGCGAGGCGGTCGAGGAACCGCTGGTCAATCCCGCGCAGTTCGACACGGTCGGGATCGACCCGCCGAGCGGCGTGCTCCTGTACGGGCCGCCGGGGACGGGGAAGACGATGCTCGCGAAGGCCGTGGCGAACGAGACGGACGCGACGTTCATCAAGATGGCCGGGAGCGAGCTCGTCCGGAAGTTCATCGGCGAGGGCTCGCGGCTCGTCCGCGACCTCTTCGAACTCGCCGAGGAACGTGCGCCCGCGATCATCTTCATCGACGAGATCGACGCGATCGCCGCGAAGCGCACGGAGTCCAAGACGAGCGGTGACGCGGAGGTCCAGCGGACGATGATGCAGCTCCTGAGCGAGATGGACGGCTTCGAGTCCCGCGGGAACGTCCGCATCATCGCCGCGACGAACCGCTTCGACATGCTCGACCGTGCCATCCTCCGCCCGGGTCGCTTCGACCGCCTCATCGAGGTACCGGAGCCGGACGCGGAGGGCCGCGAGCGCATCTTCGAGATCCACACGAAGCGGATGAACGTCGCGGACGACGTGGACTTCGCGGAGCTGGCGGCGCGCACGGACGGCTACTCGGGCGCGGAGATCGAGAGCATGACGACGGAAGCCGGGATGTTCGCGATCCGCGACGAGCGCACCGAGGTTCGGATGGCGGACTTCGAGGAGGCGATCGAGAAACTCGAGGACGAGGACTCGGGGACGCCCGTACCGAGCGCGGGCTATACCGCCTACCACTACTGA
- a CDS encoding 3-oxoacyl-ACP reductase family protein, which yields MPSAVVTGSSRGLGRAIALRFAADGYDVAVNYHTSEAAANEVADEVRDAGQSAVVVGADVSDPAAAQRLVDTAAAEFGGVDHVVNNAGIDQHVYTADLDPADFDRVMDVNVNSAFNVTKAALQHLEASADEPSITNVSSILAHVGAPIEVHYASSKGALLSLTRSHARDFAPDVRVNAIAPGHIETDMTSDRSPEEKAEELEAIPVGEYGEPADIADAAAYLRDATFVTGETLNVNGGEDMR from the coding sequence ATGCCATCGGCAGTTGTCACGGGGTCGTCGCGGGGACTCGGGCGCGCAATCGCGCTCCGGTTCGCCGCAGACGGGTACGACGTCGCGGTGAACTACCACACGAGCGAGGCCGCCGCCAACGAGGTGGCGGACGAAGTACGGGACGCGGGGCAGTCCGCGGTCGTCGTCGGAGCAGACGTCTCCGACCCGGCAGCAGCGCAGCGGCTGGTCGACACTGCCGCAGCAGAGTTCGGGGGCGTCGACCACGTCGTGAACAACGCCGGCATCGACCAGCACGTCTACACCGCCGACCTAGACCCCGCGGACTTCGATCGCGTCATGGACGTGAACGTGAACTCGGCGTTCAACGTCACCAAGGCCGCGCTCCAGCACCTCGAAGCGTCCGCGGACGAGCCGTCGATCACGAACGTCTCGTCGATCCTCGCGCACGTCGGCGCACCGATCGAAGTGCACTACGCGAGCTCGAAGGGCGCCCTGCTCTCGCTGACGCGGAGCCACGCTAGGGACTTCGCGCCAGACGTCCGCGTGAACGCCATCGCACCGGGCCACATAGAGACCGACATGACGAGCGACCGCTCGCCCGAGGAGAAAGCCGAGGAACTCGAAGCGATACCGGTCGGCGAATACGGCGAACCCGCCGACATCGCCGACGCAGCAGCGTACCTCCGCGACGCCACCTTCGTCACCGGAGAAACCCTGAACGTCAACGGCGGCGAAGACATGCGCTAG
- the rpsJ gene encoding 30S ribosomal protein S10, whose translation MQQARVRLAGTSPEDLDDICDDVRDIAEKTGVSLSGPIPLPTKTLEVPSRKSPDGEGTATWEHWEMRVHKRLIDLDADERALRQLMRIQVPNDVSIEIVLED comes from the coding sequence ATGCAGCAGGCTCGCGTACGACTTGCCGGGACGAGTCCCGAGGACCTCGACGACATCTGCGACGACGTTCGCGACATCGCGGAAAAGACGGGTGTCTCGCTCTCGGGACCGATTCCGTTGCCGACGAAGACGCTGGAAGTGCCGTCGCGCAAGTCCCCGGACGGCGAGGGGACGGCGACGTGGGAGCACTGGGAGATGCGCGTCCACAAGCGTCTCATCGACCTGGACGCGGACGAGCGTGCGCTCCGCCAGCTGATGCGGATCCAGGTGCCTAACGACGTCAGCATCGAGATCGTCCTCGAGGACTAG